DNA from Planifilum fulgidum:
CCGCTCCAAGACGTCCCCCCGACGGAGAGGTCTTCCCTTTATGCCTCCGATTTTCGCCCGGACATAGGTGGATTTGCTCCCCATCACGTTTTCACCGCAAATCCCGCCGGCCACCGCCAAATAAGCCCGCATTCCGCTCAGCGCGCCCCGGAAGCGGAGAACGCTGCCCCGCTCCAGCACAAAGCTTTTCCACAGGGGGGCGGGAACGCCGTCCACCGTCGGCCCCAGATCGGCCCCGCACAGAGCAACGACGATATCATCCAATGCCTTGAGTTCAGGGCCGATCACCGTCATCTCCAGTCCCGCCTCCCCCCTTCGGTTGCCCACGAGGCAGTTGGCCACCTGCAGGGAAAAGGCGTCCATCGCCCCCGCCACCACCATGCCGGTGTGCTGGAATCCGATTCGTCCCAAGTCTTGCACAGTGGTCAACAGTCCCGGTTTCAACACTTTCAGCGCAGGTTTCATCGTTTCCGATCCAATCCTTTCTCGGGTCAAAGGGGTAGGCTGTCGGATGCCGGCAGGGAGGCCGCTTCGTTACTTCCCGGCCCCTCCGGCCCGGATCAGGACGGACCCAGCCACTCGCCGACCCTTCGGATCTCCACGCCCTCCGACTGCAACGCTTCCCGGAGCCGACGGGCGAAGGCCAAGGCCTGGGGTTCGTCCCCGTGCACGCAGACGGTGTCGGCGCGGATGGAAATTTCCGTCCCATCCACGGCGGTGACTTTTCTCTCCTTTACCATGCGAAGAACCCGTCTCACCGCCTCCTCCGGATCGCGGACCATCGCCCGGGGATCGGTGCGGGGGGTCAGCGTGCCGTCCGGTTGGTACGTCCGGTCGGCAAACACCTCCTCCGCCACCGTCAGCCCGGCGGCCCTTCCCGCCTCCACCAGGCGGCTTCCCGCGAGCCCAAACAGAATCAGTCCGGAATCGACGGCGGCCACCGCTTCGGCAATGGCGGAAGCAATCCGCCTGTCCCGGCAGGCCATGTTGTACAGGGCGCCGTGGGGCTTCACGTGTTGCAGCCGCTTTCCGCAGGCGCGGGCAAAGGCGGCGAGAGCTCCCACCTGATACAGCGTCATGTTGTAGACGTCCTTCGGCTCCACCTCCATCCGCCGGCGGCCAAATCCCAAAAGGTCCGGCAGACCGGGATGGGCTCCCAGTCCGACTCCCTTCTCCGCGGCGGCCTTCACGGTGCGCCCCATCACGTTGTGGTCTCCGGCGTGATAACCGCAGGCGATGTTGGCGGACGTGACAAACCGGAGTACCTCCTCATCCCTGCCGAGGGTGTAGGCGCCAAAACTCTCTCCCAGATCCGAATTCAAGTCCACCATCCAACGGCTCATGCTTCTTCTCCCTCCGTGCAATCCCGGATTTCCACCAAATATGTCCCCCGGCGCACCTGTTCCTCGATCTCCCGGTATTCCTCCTCACCCACCGGCCGAAAGCGGAGCCGATCCCCCATCCGGAGCAGGATCGGCTCCTCCCGGTGCGGATCGTAGAGCCGGACGGGGGTCCGTCCGATCAACCGCCAGCCCCCCGGCGTCTCCAGGGGATACACGCCGGTCTGGTTTCCGGCGATCCCCACCGATCCCTCCGGAATGCGCGAACGCGGACGCTCCAGCCGGGGCGCGGCGATTTTCCGCGACATCCCGCCCAGATAGGGGAATCCCGGAACAAAGCCCATCATGTACACGAGATAATCGCGTCCACTGTGCAGGCGGATCACCTCTTCCGGCGTCAGTCCGTTATGCTCCGCCACGAAGGACAGATCCGGCCCCCACTCCCCGCCGTACACCGTCGGCAGCACCACCAGCCGCGCGGGAGGAAGCCGAACCCGGTCCAGATCGGCCGCCAGGTCCGACAAGCGCTTCGCCAGCTCCTTATACCGAATCACATGGGGTCGATAAAAAACGGTGACCGATCCATAGGCGGGCACCCATTCAACAACGCCGGGAGGAGCATTCTTCTCCAGATGGTGACAAAAGCCGCGCACCCTGCGGTGAACGTCCGGGTGAATCGCATCCCCCAGCCGCACCGTCACCGCCGTATCTCCCAGCGGTTTCACGGACAGGATCACCGCGCTTTCTCCCCCTTTCGAAAATGGCCCCGACAGCCCGCGGGCCAACCGCCGCGGACGGAAAACCCTCCGACCTGCGCGGCGGCAATCCCGCGAACACGTTTCATTGATTCTACTTTTCTCTGTGATTCCCTTTCCCCTTCAAAGGAGAGCAATCTGTAAATTCTTTATGAATCCCGCCAAATCAACTTGCCGATTATCTTTTCCCCTGTATTATCCCCCGCCAGCGGACGGATGAGGTCACAAAACCGGAATGCCCGGCCTAAGATGCCGTAAAAAACCCCACCGGTTCCTTTCCAGCCGGCGCCGTCCATCTTCCGGATCGCCGCATGCAACGCAGTAAAAAAGGCCGGCTTCACCGGTCCTTCTCGCTACGGATTTCTTAGTGTTGGGTCGTGGCGGCCACAGTTGCGGAGCACAATGGCGCCGTCATCATCCAAGTGGAAGGTGATTCTCCAATCCACATCCCTGTCCCGGTTAACAAAAAATTGGGGATATGAACAATCAAAAAAACCATTCCCCACATTCGCCAGCGCAAGACGTTCTTCGTCCGAAAAATGTGCGGGAATGGCTTGCAAACGCAAGGTCCGCCTCGGCGGCCGGTCGCCGCTGTGGGCGGCGCGAAGGGGGAATGCGGCGAACCTTCCAGTCCTTTTTTCAACCGGCTTTCACGATGCCATCCGACCGGCGCGTTTCCCTTCCATCAATTCCCTCTGTTCATCCGCCGTATATCGGGGGGCGTAACCCTTTCCGCATTTGGTGCAAACCAGATACGGCACCTTGAGCGGATAACCGTCGTCACAGCAGTGATAATACTCTTCGTGGAACTCCACCCTGATCCTCTCGCTGCAGCAGGGAGAAAGCATCCAGAACCCCTCCATTTGTTATATTTATCACATACTTAAACTCCCCATCCTCATCTCAAACGCCAAAAAACCGGGAAATTTACGTGTTCTTAACTACATGATAAGGGAATTGGGGAAATTCATTATGTGATATTGTTCACAATAAATCCCCCGTTCATAGAATTTCCATATCCTTTCAAGATCGCCCGCTTACCTCTGATCGGCACGCGGGCGCGATCCCCGACGAAAAAACCCGCGGGACATCTTCCCGCGGGCGGATTTACGCATCACTTGCCGATGAATTGCTGTGTCCAATAATGTCCGTAAGGGCCTCCCTTGGCGTAACCCACTCCGATGTGGGTGAACTGGGAACTCAATATGTTGGCGCGGTGACCGCTGCTGTTCATCCATCCTTTGACCGCCTCCTCCGGCGTCGGATAGCCGGCGGCGATATTTTCGCCTGCCGTCCGGAACCGGATGCCGAACTTCCTCATCATGTCAAAGGGAGAGCCGTAGGTGGGGGATTCGTGGGAAAAATACCCGTTGTCCCGCATGTCCTCCGATTTGACGCGGGCCACGCGGGACAATTCGACATCCACTTTCAAAGGCGCCAGCCCCCGTTGGGCCCGTTCCCGATTGACAAGTTCGACCACTTCCCTTTCGAAGGCCGAAAGGGCACCCGGAGGATGGTCGGTCTTGGAAACGGAGGGTTGCGGCGGATTCACCCGGCCGGTCGCCGCTGTGGAGGGCCGTTCCTCTTTTTTTCCGGCAGGAATCGCATTCGGCTTTTCTTTCCCGGGTTTCTCCCTCTCCGGCTTTTTGCTCTCGGCCTTTTCGCGGTCGCCCTTCGCTTTTTCCTTCGTCGGCTTCTCGCCGCTTTCATCCGGCTTTTCCTGCGTCAGTTCCATGTCTTCGTCGCCGGAAATTCCCTCCGGATCCGCAGAGCCCGGCAGGGCGGCGAGATCACCGGAAGCTTCCGCGGCTTGGGAAGGTTTTTCCTTTTCAAAGAAAACATCCGCTGCCCGGGCGTACAGCATCCCCGAGCAAAGGAACAGGACCAAAGTGATCAACCCGTATACGGGGAATCGTCTCCGCCTTCGTTGCACTCGTCTGGTTCTCCTGGGAGGCAGGGGTCCGTTGAGGCGGGAATGCAAACGGGAACTCCTCCTTCCATGGAATTTGCCATCTCTTGAAAAATGAATCCTCCTTCTTCACTAGGAAAAACGGTGGCAACCGAATGAAAGGTTCGCAAAAAGAAAAATTTCCTATAAATGACGTCGGTTTGGGGCCGGGATCCGCTCCGCTTGGCGCCCGGATTGAACCTGAGGTTTTGGATTGGCGAAACCGCAGGGAAAAAGCACAACCCCCCTGGCCGCTCCCTGTCCAAGCGGACGCCTTCGTCTTCCAGGGAGGGACTTGCGGAAGAAGAGCTGCGGCCCATTCTCCCTTCAGGACCGGACCCCCGCGGTTCTCCGGCCGATCACCCGCCTCTTCCCTCCTTCGCAACGGACCACTCCCGGAAGGCGATGATCAGGAACGGGACGACGGCGTAGATGATGGCCGTCGCGGCGGAGACCAGCCCCGAATCGTTCAGGGCCAGGGCGGCAAGAGCCCCTGCGCCGATGGAAGCGAAGCCGTTGTACAGCTTCGGATAATGTTCCTTCATCCACTTCAATCCCCGGAACGGTCGGTACGAAATGAGGGTCAGGACAAACAGGGAGGTGAGCAGCACCTTCCCCCAGGAAGAGACGCGCAACAGGCGAAGGTTAACCTCCAGCTTGCGCATGATGATATGGGCGATCTCATCCACATCCCCCGCCATCAGGTAGGAAAGGGCCCGGCCGATGTGGGAGGGTTGGTCGTCAAACAGCAAATTCACTCCGATCAAAAGTCCCGCCCCCAGAAAGAGGAAAACCAGGGCGATCCAATACCATTTTTCTTGTTGATTCCGGCGGAAAAACCGAAAATAAGCGGTGCCAAAACCGACGGCGGAGGCCAGGGCTCCTCCCGCATTGGTCCCCCAGAAGGGAGCCGCAAAAAAGAAGACCAACGCCAAAAAGAAAAGGGCCACCGGCAACCGGCTCCCGCCCTGCCTGCGCTCCAGCCAGGCGGCACAGGACAGAATGGCCGAACCGAGAACGATTCCCATATACTCGTTGCCGATTCCGTAATAGCGGGCTCCCTTGATGGGATCGTAACCGAGAAAGGATTTTTCAATCAGCGTCCCCCCGAAGATCCCGTCGAGGACAACCGGGACGCATCCCAAAATCCCCAACGCCAACAGCAGGGGGACAACGGGCAGCCGCCGCAATGCCGCCGTCAAAAACAGGGCGAGGGTCCCCACCGTCAACAGAAACCCCCAGGTGTGCGGAATCGACGCCCCGGAAATCAAAAGGAGAAGAAAGGGGAGAACAAGCATGGCGATCAACAGGCCCTGGATCGCTTCCCAAAAACGGTGCCATCTGCGCCAAAGGATCACGAGACTGCTGAGCAAAACGGCAATCTGAAACACGATAAAGGCGGAAATGACTGAAGCGCGCATCCCGTAAATCGTGTGGACGCGCTCCATTTCCCGGAAAAATTCATCGATCGATCCGTCGACCACCCGCATCGGCCGCCCCAGCATCGGGTCCGGAAGCGGGATGCCGAAGGCGTCGAGGACGGTGGGGGCCAGGTCCACGTTGCTGACGAGGCCCTCCCGCCGGGTAGTGGGGGAATAAAGAAGGCCGCGTTCGCCCCCGGGCCGATACCAGATCAGCGGCGCCAGCACTTCCTTTCCCCCGGGGTCGGCGGATGATCCGGGGGATACCAGCACCAATTGCCGCTCCGGCGTCAAGAGCGCCATCACTCGCCCCAGGAAGCGGTCCATCTCCTTCAGCACTTCCAGGCGGACCGCCCGATAACGATCGGTGGCCATCTCGGCGGATATGCGGTCCAACCGGTAGAGATCCCCAAGCTCAACCACGACGAGGGAGGGAGCTTTCCATTTCTTAAGGCAGTCGAGCAAATAGGAATAATTCGTCTTCACGCCGAAAGGGCGGCGGGAATCGACGAGCAGCGTTTCCCGCCCGATGCTCCCCACGGGAGTGATCCCCCGGGCGTCCATGGTCAGAAAGGGGGCCCAGCGCACGGCCGTCTCCCCTTCATCCAGGTTGCCAAGCACCGCCGTGCTCCGTCCCGCCCGGCGGAGCGCTTCCCCCAAGGCGCCGGGGGACATCCGATAATTTCCCGCTTCATTCTCCCTTATGTAGCGGTGGACCGCCGGATAAACCACCGCCCGATCCGGCGGTATTAAACCCGTACGCATGGCGTAACGATCTCCCGCCAGCTCCCCGTCGATCCGTTCCCCCGTCTGGTAAAAGGTCGCATCCGTCGGCGCGGAGATCCGCGTCCCCGCCCCCATGGTGGCGTAAATATGGGCATCCCATTCCCTTTTGCCGGTCTTGAGATTCATCCCGGCCACGGCTCCCCGCTCCAAGAGAGCGCGAAAATGGGGAAGGGACTCCTCCCTCAGGTCGGACAGCGTCAGGCCGTTGATGATGATCATCCAAATCTGACGGGGCGAATCGGCCTCCTCAGCCCGAACCGCACCGCAGGAAACCGACCAGATGAGTTGCGTCACCAACGCAATCAGCCAAAGGATCCGCACACCGCATTCCCCGCTTCGGCAACACGCCCGATCCGGTTTGCACAGAGATCATCCGCACGTCCATCACGGGCCGGACATTCATCGGACACTACCTAGAATACCCTTCCCTTTGGTCTCTATCCGTCGCGAAATCCACAGCCGCATCCACAGGGTTATCAACAATTTTATCCACAATCAGCGGGGGATGTGGACAGTGAAGACCGCTTTATCCACAACGAGGGGGAAGATGGGGACCGAAGCCCGCCGCTTCGCCTTCAATTATCCACGAAAATATCCACACCAATGTCCACAATATCCACAAAACCCTGAAAGGGCAAAAAAAAATCCACCTTTCGGTGGAACAAGACTTTCGAAAAAACCTGCCGGAAGCCCAGTGCCGTCCATCACCGGTGTTGCCGGCTACCCCAACGGCAGATTGGCCGCGGCG
Protein-coding regions in this window:
- the pxpB gene encoding 5-oxoprolinase subunit PxpB: MILSVKPLGDTAVTVRLGDAIHPDVHRRVRGFCHHLEKNAPPGVVEWVPAYGSVTVFYRPHVIRYKELAKRLSDLAADLDRVRLPPARLVVLPTVYGGEWGPDLSFVAEHNGLTPEEVIRLHSGRDYLVYMMGFVPGFPYLGGMSRKIAAPRLERPRSRIPEGSVGIAGNQTGVYPLETPGGWRLIGRTPVRLYDPHREEPILLRMGDRLRFRPVGEEEYREIEEQVRRGTYLVEIRDCTEGEEA
- a CDS encoding CAP domain-containing protein, with amino-acid sequence MQRRRRRFPVYGLITLVLFLCSGMLYARAADVFFEKEKPSQAAEASGDLAALPGSADPEGISGDEDMELTQEKPDESGEKPTKEKAKGDREKAESKKPEREKPGKEKPNAIPAGKKEERPSTAATGRVNPPQPSVSKTDHPPGALSAFEREVVELVNRERAQRGLAPLKVDVELSRVARVKSEDMRDNGYFSHESPTYGSPFDMMRKFGIRFRTAGENIAAGYPTPEEAVKGWMNSSGHRANILSSQFTHIGVGYAKGGPYGHYWTQQFIGK
- a CDS encoding LamB/YcsF family protein; amino-acid sequence: MSRWMVDLNSDLGESFGAYTLGRDEEVLRFVTSANIACGYHAGDHNVMGRTVKAAAEKGVGLGAHPGLPDLLGFGRRRMEVEPKDVYNMTLYQVGALAAFARACGKRLQHVKPHGALYNMACRDRRIASAIAEAVAAVDSGLILFGLAGSRLVEAGRAAGLTVAEEVFADRTYQPDGTLTPRTDPRAMVRDPEEAVRRVLRMVKERKVTAVDGTEISIRADTVCVHGDEPQALAFARRLREALQSEGVEIRRVGEWLGPS